The following nucleotide sequence is from Takifugu flavidus isolate HTHZ2018 chromosome 4, ASM371156v2, whole genome shotgun sequence.
TAATAAAGCACAGTCTAGAATCAAGCGCGTGTTGTGAATTTATTAGCGTTAAAACCACATAACAACAGGTTTAATGAACATTCAGGCGGAAAGTAGCAATAGTGAGGATGGTGGGATTCTTTGTCAGCAAATGAAGAATATATCCTCCAGGATTTGGCTTTCTTCCTGGTCCGGCCAATGATGGGAGCGCGTGGGGGTGAGGACGGCTCTGTCCCCTGGTCTCGGGGTCTTCGACACAGGCTGGCGTGACGGTCTTGGTGGTCCCGGTGTGGGTTTGGGTGCAGTAATGGGAGACATGATGTCCAATAACTCCACCACAGAAACCTCCATCCtagaattgaattgaaaaaaaGATCTCTTTGAGGACTGTTGGCGACATCGACGTCTTCACAAACTCCAAGAACAAAGTTGCTTGCAGGTGTGAGAGAAACCCAGAACGGGAGACGCGCATGCTTTCTGGAATAGAAATGAGGGAATGTGTAGCGGAATAAATAAAGCCAAAACAGGGCAGATTAAGATAATAGAGATTCAATCCCTCAGTCTGGCTGCCTTGATAAATTATTCAGCGTGTACACGGGCCGACGACGGCCATTCCACATACAGAGCATGAACACTTTAGAACACGCTCCGCCGCTGCTCTAACATCATTCTCTGCTTGTTTAAAGCTGCATTGATTTGCAGGTAAGGCCTCTCTTTACCactatggtgtgtgtgtgtgtgtgtgtgtgtgtgagagagtgtgtgtgtgggggggggggtccacaggtGAGGCACTGGAGGAACATCCAGAGTACGAGCCAGGCCAAGTGGATAAGGGTCAGCAAAAGGAAGAGACGGTCCTAACGAACATCATATTCACACAGGCCGTACAAATGTATGGAAAACTGACAGGAGGCCCCCACAACGGCAGCTGCATCTGGCTGGAAGTGAGAACAGCTTTGTGGGTAGAaaagaaggtggggggggggggctttggctCGCCTCCTCTCGAAATGTgagaatttgcatttttatttgttgatttatttaacGGACAGGGCTCTCAAACAGCCATCCATCAACAAACGACGGGTCGGTAATGAATAATGCATGGCTCACGGCCGGTCACAATCTATAacatgggaagggggggggggtacaattTGGGCAGGAATTTGGGGTGAATGATAATGGGGGGTAGGAAGAGCGTGAGGTAGCTCAAGTGGAACAATGAACTTAAGGTGTGTCCAGAACTGTGGCATGTTGGCACCAgtaataacccccccccccccccccccatctttacAGTTTGGCTGCGTATCTGGTTAACGTACATTTGTAGTCCAAACATCAAGATAAAACACTATAATGGCCACTGCGTATATGCTGCTTGTCAATTTCCAGACCAATCGATAGCAAGTGGGGACAGTCtggctgggatggggggggggggggggggggggggggggggggtctcattaCCAACTAGAGCAGGATCCGAGGAAGGATTAAGAAGGTTGTCCGATGTTAACCCCGGCTTCGGCGTGCAATTTGCACATGAAGATTGAGGGGGTTACGATGACGTGGTCATAAGAGGAGGGTCAAGGGGGAATTCCAAATGAAAGCAAAGGATAAACTCCTCAAGGAATTTTCTTCAACTCCATTTTAGGACGCCACTGGCAGGAACAACACGATTGTGTACACACTGTACTACCAATTTACAGCTGAAAGATCAGCACACAGAGACAAATGGACCGGATCACCTCACGCGGCTCCAACCTTCAATGATTCATCCGTCCTCAAAACCCGACACCCTGTTCCAAGTTGGCTCCCTTTGAAGTGATGCCCAAACTCCGAATATTCTTCTTCACGGCTGCTTTCTTTGTCTCGTTAGTGGGGCAGATAGAGAAGGGAGCTGCGTTGGGGCCCACAAGTCTGTTCAATCACACCTGCTGCTGGGTCCCTGCTAGGCCCACTAATGGAACACAGCGTGTCTCCTGACAGGCCGGCCGCAGCATTTGCAAGTCCACCCGAAAGCTTCATTTAGCCTCTAACACCCACCAAATTTAGCGAGGCTAAGAAAAGCCGTCAATTGGCATCAAAGTCGCGGCGCCTGAGAACCGACAAGAAAGTCAAAGTTTGCACTTGTTTATGGATTTGTGGTCCTGCGATGGGAAGGCACGATGTTAGATTTGTTTCAAACGTTTAGTTCGCTGGTTTAAACTGGCACACATTTGAGTGAGAGAACTGCATTACACCTGATAATATGAAGCACTTTAAAGAGAGGAGTAAATGGCTACCTGGCCTGAGGAGGATCCTGGATCAGAGAAACTGGGGTGGCCTTACTCGAGTTTAGAGAGGGCTTAACAGAAGAGGGGCCCATTTCCTTTCTGGATCGCCTCAGTGCCTCTTCTGAGGAACAAATAAAGAATAGCAGATTTCAACAGTGAAGCAGGCTTTAGTTAGAATACAGGCGAGATTTACTAGCATGCACATCAACGATATTTGCCAGTTTCCTCTTGATCTTTGCGTTACAGGTTGGTTTTATCGAACGTACCGTCGGCCGTGAGAGCAGGTTCTGGTTGGGAGTGTTTCTCCAGGAAGTTGCTCTCTCCATCAGCAGGCACCGTGAGTTCATCTGCTTTAtttctgaacacacacaattGATAACTTTGTGTAGGATAAAGGGTtactttcattcattttcattgcTGTGCTGGATTTCTGCAACATTAATCTTCGGTTCTTTTTGACCTTAGTACAGCTGCATTATTATAGGTCCAATAAACACAAGACCAGACATTAGTTCCAATCTGATTTGAGCATTTTAAAGATCATTTCCAGCTTCCTGTACCTTGTGGGCAGCTGTTGTTGAATGGAAGCTTCCATACATGGACCTCCATCAGAGTATGACCTGCTGAAATCAGCCTGTTGATCCCTAAcgagaaaagaaagaggttgGAAGGTCATTACCTGCTAAACTGTCCACTTGAAGGCAGAAATCCctgtttttccccacagcaCCTGTGGGAATGGAGCCGggactgctgcagctgctggttctgtCTGTTgagcctctcctcctgctgcgcCAGCCGGACCtggagcctctctctctccacctccagctgcatCTTCTGCAGCAACAGTTGGtgcctcttttcctcccagtCCTTGTGACCCAGCACAGGCATCATCAGCGCATCTTGGGCCTCTGAGTCGGCGCCATGTCCATCATggagcctgttttttttttttaaaatgccacTCATTTAATCTGCTTACTTAAGATGGAAGATGGAGTGGGCCTAATATGGTTAACTAGTTTACCCTTCACATCTGTGATGGCCAAACTCCTCATGCGGGCCGCTCTTTCTGCCTGGTCCTTTCTGCTGAGCCTCGTAACAACCGCCTCGACAGCGACATCGGTGACAGCTGTGGTCAGACTCTGGCTGTGGCCCCCTCGACTCACATGTGTGTCTCCTCCGCGGCCTGTTTTCAGGACTGAGCTCGGCGACACAACGGCCAGACGCTGCCTCTTTGCAGCCACATCTCTCTCGTGTGCGAGGCCCCTGGGGGCCAGTGGCGGCGAAGCCATGGTCGGAGCCATCGGGGGGCGAGCCGCTGGATCTGTGTGAAGACGTTGAGCTGATGGCTTCCTCTCTACTCAGGACCTAGTCGGAGCACATGAAGCTGCTTTCACCGGACAGCGTTTCTGGCAGGGTCTGTTTTATGGCGGCACAAATGCAATACATATTTTCCAAGTTGGAGCCAGATAGTGGCCAGAAGATTTAGAGGACGACTGTCAAGCGAGTGTAACTACAGGTTGGCCAAGGTCAGCAACAATATGAGATAAACATAAGAGGGAAAGCCCATCTTGTGTCTGACTGGAGAAGAGAATGTGACTAATTCGCCGAGGGTCAGAGagcaagcaaacacacattattCAGCGCTAGCGCGCGACAACAAGGTTGGCCAAGTCATCCATTCTTACACACGCAGCGCTGAGAGGTGTCTTTGCTTCTAAGTGTCACCTTGAGAAAGGTATTGTAGTCATATCGAATCAGTGAATGAAGTAGGTCTCTACGGCCATTTGTTATGAATTATTACGGCACTTGGCCGTGCTATAGCACACGCTTGCATGTGTTTCCCCTAAATATTTAATTTGCCTGACTGATGGAAAACAGGCTTGCTTGTGCAATATGGAACACAGAGCTGGACTGTATGAGCTCACACTCTGTACATCATTACCTTGCTGACAGCTGGGTCCTGGCTCAGATGTGCAATGGACTGGTTGAGTTTCACTTGTTGCAGAGAAAGGTACTGCTGGTAAAGCCCCAGTAGCTCCTGACACTCTCTGTACTGGTGCTGCAAGCCTGAAGACCAGGAGTTAAGAAACCCAACACATTGTGATcagaaaagttacattttaaattaaaaaactaaactaaattaCTGGaccagagaggaagtgagagaagCAAACGGGGCTGAGATGAGGCCAAAAAAATATCAAAGTTGTGGTTGTGGCACACAAGTTATACCATCTGGAGCCGACCGAGATGTTTGGAGCTGAGCGGTGACGTGGGAGGCCAAGAGCCAGACAAAGAGCTGGCAGACGGGAGGGAGCCGATCTGGAGCGGGAACACTGCTGCGCCTCAGGAGTCAGCTAATGACGGTGGCAGCGGCGTCACCACAACCACACCAGCACATGCCACAAAATGAGcacgggaacacacacacacacacacgcacacacacacgcacacacaggctcaaTACTGGAACCGTTTTAGTCTTTGGAGCTCACACACGAGCACAAACGTGCACCAAAACATCTAATCTGTATTAGACACTATGGCAAATGCTATAGAATAGGAAATGACACACTCTCCTACGCAGGCTGACCTGAGAGTTCCTCACAGCCATATCTTTAGATGAGGAGGCTCCTTCTCTCCCAGCTGATGAGTTTCTCAgcatctgctcttttttttttaaaaacccattcAAAGAGAAAATCAAAGTTCAATGTGGAGTTTTATTGAAGGAATAGCTGGCAGAGCACCCCTAAGAACACACTTTGGTTGTTAGAAGACTTCAATCAGGCTGAGGAAATGAAACAGAGGCGCAAAAAAGAAGCGCGGGGACGAGTTTGAATTGGGGACCGAACGCTAGACGGATGAAAGGCAGCGGCTCCCgtaaacagagaggaaaatgggAGGAAAGGAGCATCTGACgcgctctgtgctgctgcatcaCTGATGATGTCCAGGGAAGCAGGTCGGTGTGGAAGGCTGGATGCTGCCTCGCTCACCGTTCACCAGCAATACTATCTCTGCCCTCGCAAACGTGTTCAAACACACAGCCCAGGTAAAAATACACACATCCTGTTTATCTGTGGACATGCGAAGCTCCATCCCAAATGAAGTTAATGAGCGTTCATGTGCTGACAGGCTGATGCAGTCAATACAGCAACCGCAAGCTAATCTGAGCCCAGTGGTGCGACTCTGATAAGATTCCACCTTTTTGCCCACATGGTTCATCCACATCCCTGGACATCAGCCAATGAGGGCCAAGCCCCTGGTTTACATCAGAGCCCACAATGACTTACTCCTCCCTCTTGCTCCCAAAATACTCCGAATCAAGGGCTTAGGTTGAAGAGGCTTCAGACAGGGCCTGTCAGAATGATTCACATCCCTGTCAGGAGAGAGCTCAAATGAAGTAATGAAATCCACTTCAAGGTGGAACAAATTTGCACAGGAGGAGGGAATATTTTAAAGCCTGCTTCAGAATAATGTGCCAAACAGTCTGAGCAGCAGTGTGAGTGGAGCCGGGGTGGAGACGGATGTGTTTGAATATCAGGGTATAGTATAAACCGAGGAGACAGTTTACGTAACAGCGTCTGCGCCACTGAACCGGCGAAAATAATCATGAGCACAagtcaaacaaaaataaaatacatctaAATATCAACAGCAGCGAACTTTTCCAAGACTAAGGATGCATAAAGTCACTCCCACTCTAACCCCAATATCAGAGCAGTAATCCCATGGTGGGTGTAGCTAAATCTATGGTGTCATCAGCGCATATACTTTACCTTctaagagagcgagagagagaaaagatagATATCAGAATTCGTTTCACTCGTTCCCTTTTCATACACGTTGCACCTGCTGTGGCTGTGTTCTTATCAGAGATGCCAACTTTACCTCTGCCAACCCCAATATGGCTTAAACTACAAAGACATCCTTCCCATGTGGCACACAAATGCAGTTGTGTGTGCCACTCTGCTCCAAATGTCAGACGAAACATCCAAAATACCAGGGGAACCCCCCTCCCTACCCGTCTTATCCCCGTTGGCTTGGGGCTGAAGTATAGCTGTGCATTCTTTAGTCCTGACATCCCCCAATCTTGGTTAGATAAGATAAGCTGAGGCATAATGGAATTAGCCGTGACAAGACTCTCATTCAGCGTGTTTGCCTTTGGTGTCTCCTTAACCTTTCGGAAAAGTGCTGGAACCCGAGAAGAGCCTACATGACTCTTGCACGCTCTTTAAAAGACTGCCTTATCCCCCCTGAGGTGCCTGGCTCCAAACGCTTTCTCCTCTCAGATACCTTTTTTTAATGGAGTTTGGAAGTTTGGTGTAAATGCCAAGTCTCCAAGCCAAGGTACCTTTAATTGAGTTGGGCCTTTTTTAAttcccccccaacccccacaaTTGCCAACCATGCAACTGACCACAAGAGTCAATTATTCTTAATATTTTGCTGTGTCGTTAACCTGAATTGACTGCTGGCCATGTTAACCACGCTATCTGAGCAGAAGGTGGATGTAGGACtgcaaaaaaacaccaaaataatTTAATTACTACATGTAAGGGATTAAGAAGCAGATGGTTACAGCTTATCTCATTTCATTTACCATCTGCATTAACACTGGACATCCAGATGACGTTTTTCCCTCCATTCACCTTTTCATGTCAAGGATTTAAAGGTTGTCGATATGAAATAGAGTTTGGACAAAACACTGATGAGGTTTAACTACCACAAGCCGGCatcaatacatttaaatacataCACTCAATGTTctatgagcttttttttttaaattctagaCTCTTAGTCTAAATTCCCACGTCTTTTTAGGGGCAatagtgccccctgctggcgtgTAAGAAGAACGGTACCTGGGGCAAAATGAACGCTaaagattaaaatgattttaaagagCTTCCAAAAGCCTTTCCATCCAATAATAAAAAACGTTCTCTTTCTTAAACCACTATATTCAACTGCAGAATCacccaaatttaaaaaaaaaaaaaaagtctcataCATCTTGATGATACCACGTTAGCATCTATAATATTGATGAAAACTTATAGAATAGAATACACCAGTGTGCTGTCTGTGCCACATTTCGCAGGTAGGTCTTTATAGATTTGTTAGATTAAGTAGCATCCAAACAGCAACTGTCATTAAATTGATAATTAATAAATTAGTCATGCTGATTACTAAAGAACAATTGGAGTTGGTAAAGCACACTGATTCCCTAATTTGTTACGTACAGTAAACCACCAGGGTAACTCTGTGGCTGCACGTCATATCTGTGGCCATTTTCAAAGgatactctctctctcctgtgcGATCATCACATTctgttcctccagctgttggatCTTTTGCTCAAAATTTTGATGCTCGTCTTTCAGGCGCTGCACTGACACTTCTTTCTCCTCGCTGACTCTGGAAAGCCGAAAATAGAAGTGTTAAGACAGAAGCTTACTTAGAATGATAGAAAGCATGTGAGCATTGCAGTAGAGCTCAGTAGAAAAATGTGGGCTACTTTGCTAATTCTTCAATGAGGTTTGCAATCCGGCGTTTGTCGTCTGGACAGAGATCCTTCAAACTAACGATGCCTTTAGCTCTATTAGGCTCAGAGGATACCTGGAAAACAGATAGCACAACAGTTGTTGACGATACACAACAACTCAGTCCGGTATATACCCATCTATGCGTTCTCTTTCTTGTTCAACATTGCTGCATGCATCTATCAGGAGGGAAGAAATGGCTGATCTAAAGAAATATTTACCTTTGTTGCCCCAGCGTCGTGGGCAATAGATATAGCAGCTGACATTTTATCTGGATGATGAACCCCAGAACTCTCACTTTCTGAGTAGTCCTGTCTCTTTAGTGTCTCCTTCTTGCCATTTGACCTGCGTGTCCTGGTCCCTCTTTTACTGGCTGTACCGGCGCTTCCTCGCCCCGAGTTTAAAGGGACCTTTGTCCCTCCTGCAACCCCTGAAGCAGACATAAGCAGAGTTAAAGCAATGTTAAAGTGTATTTAAGACTTTCCTACCAGTGACACTCACCAGGGATGAAAACCAAAGGCTGCTCCTCATCTGACTCTGTGGgagtcaaaaacacaaaaagtgtgtaataaaagaaaattagcTATGTTTCCACCTCATTTATAACGATGCCATTATAATTACACGTGAACAGCTGCCCagatataataataaataaaacatggtATCCGAATGGTCTCTATATTAGGATTACAAGTTCGCAAGGATTTGAAAAACCAATTACAACAATGTTACTCTACCatctacttttaaaataaaactgtcaaTGTTCAATACAAGTTGTCGCCTTAGAGTCAGATACCGAACTCCACTTCCTCCTATACAACTTTTACGCATCTATATGTAACACGAAAGTTTTTTTCCAAAAACACGACTGCTACATAAATCGCCAGTGTTGCCAGTTAAGTTAGTGCAAGTAAACATACCACTGCTTTTCCAAAAAATCACCGAATTTCCACTTTTAGTTGCCGCTGCCGCCATGTTAAAACAACCGCCACCACTCCCAAAGAGCGAAGGGTTGCTAAGGGATATAGCCCCGCCTTTTTCTTAGAACGAACGCTCTAATTGGCTACTCGGCAATAAAGCTTTATTTCTATTGGCTGAAATATCAGTCAAGTTTGCAAGGAGGAAAAAGCTGATCTTGCTGCCCGGTGTTTATGTTCTGTGGACGACAGCACCCAAGGATGCTGCATGGGTATCTCAAATGGAAGGAGCTAAAGAAGGCCTGTCTATTAAAGGCACTGCTGAGAGACTGACCCTCGGTATCATCCGAATACTCGGTATGTATCGCGTTTAGCAAGCCAATCGTCACCGGTGACAGTCAAAGTCATTCGTTTTCTCCTGGGTTGTCAGAGAACATGCCTGGTGTGGTTGACGTGCGCTTTGCAGAGCGAGAACCTGCAGAAAAGAGGAGGCTGCTTTCATGGGAACAGGTGAAATATCCGCACATGAATTGATGCAGAGCCTGGCCTCGTTGTACGTCTGTGCTattctgcctttctttttctttctatttATAGAAAAACACTTGTATTTTGCCAGAGGACCTGCGGGACTTCTATCAGACAACCGACGGGTTTACACTAACCTGGAGCATTAAACTAGACAGTGGGTCACCTCATTAATTAACGCAAATGCCTTAAAAATGCTGTGAaagcaaatgttaaaataataGTACACGATGCACTTGAGTGCACAGAGCCCTGGTGGATCTTAATTATATGTAGATTTTCATGTCCATGACATGATTCTAATTGTATCTTCCAGATGAGTTTATTCCCTTAGGATGCATGAAGATTAACAGTGTGGCCATGCTGTGCCCGCTGCTGCAGCCCGTGTCGTTATATTCTCTACCCAATGCACCTTCACTGGTTGACCTGGACTGGGAGGAAACCAATACCCAGACTGGTAAAACCTTAGTATTTTTGTTTAGCTCTGTCTTTGTTACACAAATTTGCCAAATATTTATTCAGGATTTGTTTGTACTGTCTGACAGAGAAGGCGCAGGTTCCGGCAGAACCCCATTTTGATTCCCGCAGCCGCATCTTTGAGCTGGATTCCTGTGGTGGAAACGGGAAAGTGTGCCTGGTTTATAAAAACTGCACTCCAGGTGTCCTGGTTACGTTCGCAAATGTCCTTGATGGTTTTTTCAGAGCAGGGAGGAAAATCGTGACCAAATTCGGTTCGTTTTTTAGGAGTTGTTGCCCAGCAGAGCGAAATCTGGTTCCTGGACCGCTCGCTGTGCTGGCATTTTCTGACTACGTCCTTCACGTCCTACTACAGGCTGATGGTCACACATCTGGGTCTACCTGAGTGGCAGTACTCTTTCACCCCATATGGCCCCAGCCCCCAGGCAAAGGTACCAAAgtttattatcatcatcatcacttctTCAATACAAATCAATGTTTTTATTACAAATTcacaaaatataaaaatctggCAAATGTTGCAAACAGGTTTAAAATTTTGAAAAATGCATCAATGCGGCGGAACCCTTTCACACCATTTTAAGAAAATCTACCCAATGTTCGTGGTTTAACGTTAAAAACACTTTTGGAAAATCTGCACatcttgatttgttttgttaGTTTCTAACATTTAATTCAACATCATTGACAATAGAGCTGTCTAATTATGATGTAGCTGGTTCTTTTTCAAAGTTTCACACCAATGAAGTCACGTAATACTCAAAGGTTAAACATAAAACCATAAACATTAACACAACAGAACATTATTATCCCACTAAATCTAGCAGTTTGGCAGTATTAGCTTTAAGAGATACGTTTATCACCGAATCTTTCAACTGGGTTCCCGAATAAAGTGTCTGTGAGGATGAAGATTTCCGGTGTTTGAATCCTAGTCCCTcacctgctgttctctctgcagcagtggGCATCGCTGTACCAGCCGCTGACGTTCACCTGTGAGGCTGATGCTCCTGCCGAGGCTCATCTTAACAAGTTGGACCCCACAAAAGCCTTCAGGGGCAAAGCGAAGGTAACCGTCGCGAAGAAGAAGCAGTCGACCCAAAGCAGTGTGGGGAGCGCTGCGAAAGGTGGTGCAGGAAAAGCCACCGGAGCAAAAAGGTGATGAGGGGGATTTGCTCGCCTCTGTTAGTCAGGACCTCAGTAGTGTAGAAAAGCACACTGAGCTTGGAATGCTGCATGTCTAGATAAGTCCAGGGTCACGGGGGGGCTCGACATAAGGTTCCAGAGTATTTACACCAACCATTGTGGGTattttgcttttaaacagcTCTACAACAATAATATCTATGCAAAATGATAAAGGAAATATGTAAGAAATTTGTGGTGTCTAATCCCTAAAGCAACACTGAGTAGAAGCTTAGACATGCACTGGAACGCTACCATGTCATTTGAGAGTGCCAGGCGGCTTTTTGAATCCCAGCCATGTTGACTGTCGGACCATAAAAGAATGTCAGATATCAGGATCCGTCTCCGCCGCTCTCATTGCGTATTGCTGTCGCAGCCATCCTTCTGTTTCCAGCACGGGGAATGTACGGCATCTGCTCTGATGTTTCTACATCAATAAAGTCTACAAAGCTCGTCTTCTTTAGGTCTCTTTTGTGGGAGTCTACTTTTCTTTGGATATGAGAATTTGCTGGATTCAggaccttttttttgtcctaCTGTCCTCCTGAATGTTTAATGTTAGAATCAGGAACGGTGAGTTGTTCTTGGAAGatccaactgctgctgttgccagtgcatgctttttttaaatccttcttGCATTATAATGCAATATACTGTAATTTGCACTCACAAATGAGGATATGCACACGAAAGAGGAGCTGATcttagaattatttttttttttcaaataattcCTTGACCCAGTTTTTTTTAAGTCCCTATGTTCCCTGTAAACAGCATAATGGAATGTTTCACCTGATTTCAGGCAGCCTTGACACACTGTAAACCTGGGGGGggactcacacacaaacattattGCTGGTGTTTTCTTGGTTCCCGAGAGgggcgctctcctcctccaccggccCTTCTCTCCTCGTGGAGGTTCCTGGGTGGTGCAGTTCCACCATGATCTTGTAAAGCCCTGCACCCAATAATCCTCCGACGAAGGGAGCAGTTATAGgcacccaccaccacccattTCCAGACCTGCGCAGATCCAGACAGACCAGTGTGAGCAAACTCTCAATATGAATGGAAGGAAAtggctttaaaataaatcagtgcaacaggaagtcccTCCTACATACCTGAAAACTTCAACCCCCCAGCCAGCAATGGCGGTGAAGATCCTCGGTGCGATATCCCTGGTGGGGTTGATGGCGTAGCCGCTGTTGCTGCCCAGAGAAATCCCAATGAGCAGcaccaggagacccacagcaaCGGGTTCGCTGCCCGCTGGGGCCGGTTTGTTCTTCTGGTCGGACAGAGCCATGATGCAGAGCAGAAGCATGGCCGTCCCAAACACCTGGCAGCACAAATGTCACcaacaaatgaggcaaataaGTGCAGGTTGTGTCAGAGTTCGAGTCGACCGGGTTTCACAGCTACCTGGTCAATAAATCCCCCCAGCAAGGAGAGGTATGGCGCAGGATAGGTGGCAAAAATACCAGCTGTGGCCTTCACGCCCGTCACGGTCATGTTCCCTCCACAGTAATCATAAATAGCTTCTACAAATGGAAACACGGTTGAaaggacaggaaacagaaacGCAGCAGTGATTTACAGAGTACGCCTCACCATAGTAGACAGCATAGATCGTCCCCGCGGCGAGGAAAGAGCCCAAAAACTGTGCAAAAACATAAAGGGGCAACATCTTCCACGCAAGGCGGCCAAATGCGCACATGGTGAGTGTCACTGCTGCGTTCATGTGAGCCCCTGAGGGGACACAAACATCCATCAGCTGATTTTTGGAGACTCCTTAGTGGTGCAACGGTCGTTAGTTCTACCTGAGACTTTGCCTCCAACATGAATCCCCATAGCAACGCCCAGACCAAAGCCCAGGTTGATGCTCACGTATTGGCCGTACGCCCCCTGCCCCGTCACTACCTGTGCCACAGACCCCAGCCCAAATGCCtggaaaaagaagacaaacgagaaaaggaaagaatatttaaaataaGCAAATTACAGGGAAAAGGCACCCAACACAGGGCAATCCTTCCAACAAATGACAACATAGCAGAttagaaaggaaaagaaagttcAAATAGCGTCCAGCATAACCAAAGAATTCAGAAATGTGACTAGAAGTGATGTATGACAAGTCTGAAGCTGACCTGAAGTATTCCCCAAAGAATCAGAGAGGGTTCAACATGGTCACCAAATaaccaggaaacaggaaacacgtGATTCCTCTTTAAGCAGTTGTGCATTATAGTGAAGAGTAGATCTCATGACAGtatgtccctgtgtgtgtgtgtgtgtgtgtgttattgacATGCTGTGCTCGGTATTCTCATGCTTTCAGTCCTATATATAGGCCTTATTGTGACAGCTGTGCCGTAGCATGTGACTTCTGCGCAGCCCTCCATGTGTCCAACTGTTGCTCAGGCAGCGCTGCATTTCCTGGATCAGCCACTTGAACCCACCAATCCCCATCCTCGACCCCCTCCATGTGGCCTTAAAGCTGCACGCCTGCATGCGTGCGCGCCTCCACGGAGGGGCCACATGCCCACGAGGTCAAGATCAACGCATTAATAATTAATGACAGATGATTCTGTCCCCTGCTGTCAAAGACAGTTGAATAA
It contains:
- the aqp7 gene encoding aquaporin-7 yields the protein MKEKAESMELGVSQQRGATGSRPRAWLQNECVRVGLAETLCTYIMMAFGLGSVAQVVTGQGAYGQYVSINLGFGLGVAMGIHVGGKVSGAHMNAAVTLTMCAFGRLAWKMLPLYVFAQFLGSFLAAGTIYAVYYEAIYDYCGGNMTVTGVKATAGIFATYPAPYLSLLGGFIDQVFGTAMLLLCIMALSDQKNKPAPAGSEPVAVGLLVLLIGISLGSNSGYAINPTRDIAPRIFTAIAGWGVEVFRSGNGWWWVPITAPFVGGLLGAGLYKIMVELHHPGTSTRREGPVEEESAPLGNQENTSNNVCV